A window of Deinococcus cellulosilyticus NBRC 106333 = KACC 11606 genomic DNA:
TGCGGGCGTTCCCCTGGATGATCAACTGGTATTACCTGCTTCCGGCGATCATCTTTGTGCTGACTTTTACAGCCTTCCCCCTGGCCCTCACCGTGGGTCTGGCCTTCACCAATTACAGCGGCCAGAACGGCGGAACCCCGGATTCCGGCGTGATGATGGAGATTGCTTCCATCAGCCCGGACCGCAAGAGCATCACCGTCACCGAGCCTGGTGAAGACACCCTGCAGGCCACATTCCGTTGTGAAACGGCGGACTGCAAAGGGGCCAAAGCTGCTGTCTTCATCAAGGACATCACCAAGCCTGTTCTTTTAGGTGTGGAGTCGCTGAACGACAAAACCATCACGCTGACTGCACCCCTCCCAGAAAACCAGAATTTTGTTCAGATCACCCGCGTGAACCAGATCAAGTACGTTGGCATCAAGAACTTCATCGGAATTTTCCGGGATGCCAGCATTCAACTGATCCCCACCTTCATCTGGACGGTGGTCTTCGCGCTCTCCACCATTTTGATCAACACCGCTGCGGGTCTCACCCTGGGCATCTTGCTGGCCAACAAACGCCTGAAGTTCCGCAATTTTTACCGCTCCCTGCTGTTCCTGCCCTGGGCCATTCCTGTGGTGATCAGTGTGCAGATGTGGGTGGCCCTGCTCAACCCCAACTTCGGGGTGATCAACCGGATGCTTGGCCTGCTGGGCATGTACCCCATCGGCTGGCTGATTGATCCCCTGTGGGCGAAAATCAGCATTCTTTTTGTGAACCTGTGGCTCGGCTTCCCCTTCATGATGACCGCCACCATTTCCGCCCTGGCCAGCATTCCAGAAGACCTTTACGAAGCGGCCTCCATTGACGGTGCCAACCGCTGGCAGCAGGTCAAGGCCATCACCCTCCCCATGCTGCGCAGTGCCTTCACCCCACTGTTGCTGTCCGGCTTTGCCTTCAACTTCAACAACTTCGGTCTGATTTACCTGCTCACCGCAGGGGGACCCCCACAGGAAGGCCGCACCTCCACCGCCCAGAGCACCGACATTCTGCTGTCCTGGGGATACAACGTGGCCTTCACCAACCAGGGGGGCAACGACTACGCGCTCGCCAGTGC
This region includes:
- a CDS encoding ABC transporter permease subunit, whose protein sequence is MTIRTEVPPQGTRGLLQALGILAVLLLASLGIAWLIGNITASSFPQAPSYMLLVYWAIILVPLAVVILRAFPWMINWYYLLPAIIFVLTFTAFPLALTVGLAFTNYSGQNGGTPDSGVMMEIASISPDRKSITVTEPGEDTLQATFRCETADCKGAKAAVFIKDITKPVLLGVESLNDKTITLTAPLPENQNFVQITRVNQIKYVGIKNFIGIFRDASIQLIPTFIWTVVFALSTILINTAAGLTLGILLANKRLKFRNFYRSLLFLPWAIPVVISVQMWVALLNPNFGVINRMLGLLGMYPIGWLIDPLWAKISILFVNLWLGFPFMMTATISALASIPEDLYEAASIDGANRWQQVKAITLPMLRSAFTPLLLSGFAFNFNNFGLIYLLTAGGPPQEGRTSTAQSTDILLSWGYNVAFTNQGGNDYALASAIAIIIGILTLAVSIVNFRFAGVFKEARK